From the genome of Carettochelys insculpta isolate YL-2023 chromosome 23, ASM3395843v1, whole genome shotgun sequence:
AAAGCCACTAGGCCATGCTCAGAGCCCCCGTACACTAAATTTGAAAAGCCAAGAGACTGATTGGTCGGTGTTCACAGCAGGTCAGACTAGGAGACATGAAACCTAAAGCATACACACGCCccagaagaaaaatgaaacagGCATGCCAAATGCACTGGAGACCTGTTTCCACACATTCACTCCAATGCCTGTGAGTCACTACTAGTGCTGTCTCAGGCCAGGAATACTCTAtggcagggatgtgcaaagtgcAGGGAGAAGGCCCCTTCAGGGGGACTTGAAATTTCCTAtatgggggtgcagcacaatcagctactGGGTCTCAGACtaatccagctcattaaaaaccTTGAAATACTTTCCTGTTctgatgtctgtgtattcacatttctagaTCAATTCATAAAATTTTTTACACtctacagacttcttttcttacacgtgccaaaaggtttCCTGgacccatatgaacataaccgaaatttccattggtttggattacattagacaggttcagggggccctgctaactgcagagaGACAAGAAACGGGGCCTGATGTTGAAAGTTTGGTCATCCCAGCCCTACAGCATGTAAAATacagcacagagcagcagaaaatctTCCAGCTTTCACCTGTCTCTGCAGTTCAACCTGAGTAACAAAAACTAAGATGAGCTTTAatgcaaagtgaaaaaagaaaaaaaagatatccCGCTTTGGTTTAAAACCTTGTCCCTTTGGGTCTGTGTTTATACAGCTGCTAACAGAATCCTGCTCCTTGAGTTGGGTTCCTGGGGGAGGGAGAACCATAATGCAAGCACAGCCCATTGTCTTAAACTGCTGCAATGGCAAGGCGGGTGCAGTCTGTGGTACTCGACACTTGGACTTTGTTCTACTGAAGTGAACTATATAACCCTCCCCTGGAAATCCCCACTCAGgtatctgataaagcgggtctttgcccatgaaagcttatgctccaaaatacctgttggtctataaggtgccacaagacttctttttgtttttgaaggtacagactaactcagctacccctcggCTACTATACTGCTGAAGTAATTCATTAACTATAATTAAGCCCACACTCAAGGTCTTAAGAGGCTCTATTATTGCACTGGGAGGCCTCTGAACAGTTTCGGAGAAGAGCAAGTGCATCTACCTGCCAATACAGGAAGAAAATATTCTACAGCCCATTGCAACGATACAAAACAGGTGCTACTCTGGGGTGAACATTCTATCCCCCCCATATTAAACCTGACCAATTTCAGTAGCAGCAAATCCAGATTAAACCATTTCTTCCAGATGGGCTAAGTCACTTTAGGACAATTGGGAACCTCTATCCGAAATgggcttctcccccacccccaaccagtgTGAACTGGGGAAGCTTGTACGAAGCTTGGCAACCAACAGCCATCCTGAATTTACACCAAGCTGTCAGAACTAGGAAGTTTTTCATGGCTGCAGTACCGAACTCCCCACTGTTGAAGGGCGTTCCTTGGCCTCGAAAGGAAAACGATGAACAGCTAGTtgctgaaagagacaagcttccaGGCTCATGACTGTACAGCTCCCTACACACCTGCCTGCAGCATGGAGTTTAGAACCTGCTCTCCTGCATCAAGAATACATAATGATagtaccgggtcagaccaaaaggtccattGAGCCCAATATCCTgtgtgctgacagtggccaaagccaggtgtcccagaaggagtgaacgTACTAGATGAAACCTTTCAATTAAACGGGAACTACAGAGAATCAAGAAAACTTCGCTTCCTTTATTGACCTAAATCCATAGTAAGGGCCTCGAGACTCTGGCAGTAAAGAGGAGAAGGAGAACATCAACTTTCCACAGAGATTTACCACGGATGGCTGGAGTACCAGCAGTAGGTTTCCCTTCTGCTCTACCACCCAAACATGTCATGATTTCCAGTCACCTGTTTACTGCTGCCTTCCTAATTTGAGGGTGTGTATGATGCACAAGCAGACTTGCTGAGTTTGCTCTACTATAGGGACATAATCTGTCTGCCTGACAGCAGCACTAGATACAgatggtgccggggggggggaggaaggaggagagagagaaatacacACCGCTCTTTCCAAAATGTAGCCCATCAGCAGAGACTAATCTGGATTAGAAACCCTATCCTTCCCCCAAACCCTTTGGGGCTGCTGCCCTAATGAGTATTTTGGCTTCACTTCAGTTTGCATGAGTTTTCAGGTACATAACTCACTAGCTACTGGGAAGGTAGTGTGGATATATGGTCTGGTTCCTTTAGCAGGGCTAGGGAGGCAGAAATCTACACTTTCAGAACAAGCAGCAGAGGGTTATACTCACGGTCAAGCCCATTCAAGTAGCGCATCCGTATTTCGCAGTGCCCCCACACTGCACTCACAACCGGATACAGTTTTTTCCCTTTGAGTCCTCGAAAAGCAACACCCATGAACTGCCCGTCTACAATGAAGCTCAAGGTCCCATCGTCCATGTCCAGGACCACCAGGAAAGAGTCGGGAACAATGAAAGTCTCATCTGGTTCTAAGAAGGCAGGGTAGGTTTTACTTGGCTGGTTCTTCCCATCATGGTACAGTCTGTTCCGCCCAaggtcccagccccaggattcaTGGTTATTCCCTATTAGGGTTGTGTACCCCACAGAATGTAAGGGGGCATCTGCTGTAGCCACTCCTACCACGGCATGTGTGCCCCGCTGTCTCATGGCCCATGTGATCTGCCACACATGCAGTCCCCTCGTATATCCAACTTTGCCTCTGATGGCGTCTGTGCTTTGAGCCACCGGATGCCGGTGGAATATTAGTTTGTCGTCCTCTTTCACAAACACATTCAGCGAGCGGTCATCATTGTTCCAggaatgcagcagctggaccTCATAGGAGACTGGAGGCATATCTAATAGCAAGTCCAGGCGCGTGGGTTTGCAGTAGTCCAACCCCTGGAGCTCCTGCTTCAACGGTCTGTATGCCGGGTCTCTCATATCCACAGTCTTTATCCCGCCAGTGACCTTTTGACCCATCTTGTGTTTCGATTTCAAGTACTTATAGACTCCAAGGGCAAGCTCATCAATTACCCTCCTGCTGTCATTAAGTCCCCACCAAAGAGGTTGCTAGGAGACCTTATCGAGATGTGCACTGGTCAGTATTGCCTAATggagggaaagaaaaacaaggaGGAGAGTTAAACATTAGCGCACAACCTGTAAACAAGATTTCCAGAACCTGGTTGTCTGGTCAAACAGACCAAAGTTCACACAAAGGGGGCCCAGCAAGATACCGGCTCACAACACCCTGCAAAGACAGAACTAGACCACTTACTGCAGCACGTTCAAGAGAGCCTTTAAAAGCTCTGCCTACACTGTAGGACAAGGTCTGACTGCAGCACATACTCACCTGAGCTAGCTTTAAGCTAGCTAGTCAGTGCCAAAACCAGTCACGACAGCGTGGCAGCTTAAGCCTGGCTAGGACTCAGGAATCTGCAAATTGCCTAAGTACCCAAAGTCCTTGTGGCTGTACCTTCTCCACTACTGGTACTTGCACTGGTTGATTAATGCTCTCAGGCCAGTTGCCAACATCGTGCAGTTTCACCTCTGACTGCCGCACGGACAAACCCACCGCAGTCGCTGAGAGTTTCCAGGTAACTCATGCAAGTGAAGTTTACATTTTTCTAGCTTCCTTATTAAGCACATACAGCTTCGCAGGAACTGCAAAGAGAACACAAGTCTAGATACTGGGATGTATGATGCATAGAGAAACCCAGACCTTGAGCCCTTTTGTCTCCCTGATAAATAAATGGGTTGTGGGGACATCATTAAAAACTCTGAAGCTTTGGGTTTTCCTTGCACTACAAAGACTGGACCACTCCATTGTCCATGTTAAAGCTTTTAGACACAGGGCTACTCTAACATGCAGTTTCCCCATAGGCATCCCTTGCATTTAGTCCCCAAATACTCCTGCTAAATTCTCTAATACATGATGCATACACCACTACAAGAGTTACAGCCTGATACAAGACCCTAGCAGAGATTAAGAAATTCCTCTTGGCAGCCCTGAATAGGTGATCGAGCTGTAGCAAATACAGCTTTTAGCAAGCACAGCCTTGCTTTGTCTCATCTGCCACCTATATCCCCGTGGCCGCAAGCTGCAAGAGAcaccccagccactgcctgcatCATCCTCCCGCGTGTATCTTTCCAGATACTTATACAGTCCCTGGTATTACATTCCAACTGGACATCAGTCAAAGTAATCTCTATGGTTGCCCAGAATGGAGCCAAAACACACACTGCATTTAACACTCTGCAAATAAAAATCCCTGAACAGCCCCAGGCAACTACAACAGCTATTTGAACCCTTGCAGCAAAGCAATTCCCAGGGGCATCCCAAGTTCAGACCGATTCAAGTTGCGTTCAGAGCCTGGGAGGAACTAGCTTTCATCTTACCTACGGGGAGAGATTGCTCTGGGAGGAGAAGTGGGCTTGCTTACTGAAGCTTAAAAGGCAAAGTCCAGGGGTTACTGCATGTTCAATATTTAGCTTGTTCTTCGCAGCGCAAACTTCCCATATCCTGACCCCCCAGCTATTATTTTGCCATAGACACGACAGAGACAACCTTCACTTGCCATGAAAGGAGAAAGGTAACTGAAACCTTACTACAAGAGGAGAGGAAAAGGAGCAAGCTATGTTTCAGCTGGTTGCCCTTCAAGGTTTTGTTTCCTACTCACTGTGCTCAGAGGTGGAACCCGACTGCGGGAACATTACAGGGCCGGCTGGCAGATCCTGCTGTCTAGCACAGCACTGTAAGCCACCGGGTAGGAGTTTAGCACTTGGCAGCCCATTGGCTGGCCTGGTAAGGGTTGAATTCCCAGCCGAGGAAGTGCTCCCCCATGTGAGGAGGGGAAGCAACTAGTTTAGATTTCCCAGGGAGCTGCCGTGGCCGGCAGAGGGAGCCGGATCCAGCCTTCCTTGGCTGGCTGCCGTAGGTGACCAGGCTGTCTAGTTGGGAGGGAATCCTCTGGGCTCTAAGCATCCCTTGGAGGGGGGGCGGGAAATTCTACAATGCAAAACACACAGGCGAGGTTGGCTTGTAGTGCTGGTACAGCCACAAATGGGTTTTCCTGCCTCGGCTCAACGCCGCATGGCAGCTCCTGAAAAAGTCttaaacatggctacctcccaaCAGCAATAGAGCTATTTCACTGATCAAACAAGGGAGAGGCCAGGCAATAAGAGAAAGCCCTGAACAGTTACAAGCCGCTTGCAGGACAGCGGGCAGAGTTAGAGCGTGCACTGTCTATCCCCTGCACCCTCATCTCTTGCCTAGCCCGACCCCTCAATTCTGTCAAGTACCTTGGAAGTATCCTGACATCGCAGAGCTGAAGCGGCAGGCAAACAGGCTTGGCCCAGCCTCGGAAGGCTCACATTCCAGCAGAGCTCCCATTGAGTTACTGGAATCCAGACAGCAGTTACAAAAACCCTCCTTGTACGTTTGGTCTCAAATTCCCCGCATCAGTGGGGCAGCTGGTCTTCCCAGGCAGACAGGCGTTCAGAGCAGGACTTTTTTGCACAACTTAAGTTTCCTTCCAAGCTTCAGACAGGCTCCTTTCCAGCAGAGCCGATCTGCCTAGAGACCAGCCACTTTCACACACCGCTCTGTGGCATTGTGTCCACCCAAACAAATCTGTTCTGGCTCAGCTACACAAGCAATCCTCTGTTAAGGAGTGGCCAGAGTAGGGGTAGctattaagaaaataaaaatctagGCGGGGAGGGAACCAgctttctaagaaaaaaaaaaaaaaagtgttattttaaCATTTCCTGGAGTGAGGCAATCCCCCAGAACTCTTGCCAGCTACAGTCACAACACTTACTCACGACTAGGACCTCATCTGCCATGGAAAAATCACAGTGCGTGAATCCAATCTTGTCTGAAAAATACAATAAGGTGACCAGACAAAAGGAACAGCACTTTAGTAAGACAAAGGGGAAGAGCTGTAATGTTTGTTGGCCTAATCATGGACAGACATGTCAAACTGCCCCACTCTTCTATATGAGCAGAGTTAGTGAGACTATTCTGCTATTTTAGGTGCCTGCGGTCCAGGGTTGCGGCAGCTGTTTGGCTATTTGCATAGTGGGCTACACcacatgcacacaaaagcttTTCAGAGACTAACCCTAGCTCCATCTCCAAGAAGTCAGCTCCACAGCagccaacacagctgcctcttcaCACTCATAAGGAAAGCCCTGCAAACCTGCAGATATCCGCAGCTCATTTTTGCCAAAATGGATGcagatgcacttttttttttttttttttttaaatctagcacACCACAAGTTTGTGGATATCCTCTCTATAGCTTTAGGTATCCACAATCTGCATCTGCGCAGGACTCTATGCCTAAGGGATCCCTTGACCTGAAGCTCTTTCATATTCTCTTCTGCCTTTCGCAGGATTCTGGGAGATGTGCAAATCGCTCCCAACCCCCCAACCCACCTTGCTTTAGTTTGTTCGACTGCTATGGAAAACAAGGCAGTTACTACTTAGAAAGGTGGCTTCCACCTTCAGAGGTTCAACCCATTGTCTGCTACGGTTTCACATGGGCCTCATGCTTCCCCATTTGAGAGACAATGTCAGTGAAGCAACAAGACCTAACCCTACACCTCGTATTCACTTGCCTGGGATTTCTGATGTATTTCCTTAATAAACAGAAGTGCTTGAACAACTCCAGTCCTGTAGACCAGGGCTGATAACATTGGTAATAAACAACTTGAAACGGAGAACAATTACTGTAAGTGAGACACCATCCTGAATTATCCGCATGGGCGCCTGAAGACAAGTTAGGGAACACGCAAGGAATGCTCAAGTAACTCTCCAGCACTGGCCGACTGCTTAAAAGTCATCCACCATCTGCAGAATTATATTAAATGTTCCCCTTTGTTCAGTTCACTGCTCATCTTTCAAAACAGGAGCCTCATTCCCCTTCACTTCAACTGGTGGCAAGGCTAAGTCCTGATAAACCTGCAGATATGGAGATCTCGAATCTGTCTTCTCAGCGCATCATTCCTTCCTTCGCCCCACACAATCCAATCCTAATGCAATGCATGCTGCTCAAGGTGCCATCAAGATGCCTAGCACAGACAGTGTACCTGCTCCTGAAGGCAAGTCCCAGCATGTATTATTCTGCTTACTCTGAGGAACATACCTAGCTCCTAGTGAGACCAGGTATATTAGGTGCACACCAGAGAGCAGTGATCAACAGCTTTAGACAATTCTGTGCTTTTCTTCACACTAGGCCACACACACGCTCCATGTTTCCTCATCAGGTACCATGTGACTCACATTCTcccattttaaaattttttatTACACAGATCATTGCTTGCTTCCAAGTCATCTTAGCTCTACCCTTCTTTCTTGTTGGATCTTCTGGCTTCCAACCAAGAGCCACGATCAGCAGTCCAATACGGTCCATCCTTATCCCACGCCCTAGTCATTGAGGTCTTCTCTTACAAATCATTTGTGCCGGAGACCTTGCTTTAGCCATTTTTCTGACCATGTCTTTGCTCTTTCCTTATCGCTTACTCCTCATATTCGCCAACAGCTCAACACACACAACTTCTGTGTTAACTGTTCCAAGTAGAACAATGCTACCCCACCCCACAAGTCTTCTTAGCACCAATGCAACACAGCTCAGCTAAAAAGGAGCAGGATGTACCTATAGCAATTTTTTATTCACTGCTCCTAAAACTCTGTTCCCTGCCCCTCAACACACATGCCCCTTCTTGGGAGCAaaaagcctgagctgagggttcAAACTGAATACCCTTTGGTCCTCCATTTTCAGGCTTTAGCAGCCTAGTTCTGTGAAGAGGTGCTCCACTCTCCACCTATTCTAGCTGTCTGGATCCTCGACTGCAGCAACTGAAGGCCAACTCTGGATCCTAGACATAGGCACAGATTTGCACCCCAGGCCTCACCACAGATTGTGAACGTTCACCATATCAGAAGAGGTCCCTTTGGAGACGAATCACCCCAAAGTAATACTGAAGTGATTGTGGGTAACTGTGGATTTTGTAAAGGCTCAGCTTCATCCAGCCAGTCAGTCAGTCACTTACTCAGAGTAGGAGAGCATGTGTAGTTGTCTTGAGTTTGACACCACTCAGAGTCCTTATGATATGGAAGACCCAAATTAGCCAGCTGACATTTCAAAGAGCTGCTGGGCTTGAGAACAACTCTGAGCACTGAGGCTAGGACACATCTGGAAGTTGAGAGACAAATTCAACTGGCAGGAATTTTGACTAAGACAAAGATCTTCTTGATCACCAAATGTGGGATTGGAAAGGA
Proteins encoded in this window:
- the SPSB1 gene encoding SPRY domain-containing SOCS box protein 1, with protein sequence MGQKVTGGIKTVDMRDPAYRPLKQELQGLDYCKPTRLDLLLDMPPVSYEVQLLHSWNNDDRSLNVFVKEDDKLIFHRHPVAQSTDAIRGKVGYTRGLHVWQITWAMRQRGTHAVVGVATADAPLHSVGYTTLIGNNHESWGWDLGRNRLYHDGKNQPSKTYPAFLEPDETFIVPDSFLVVLDMDDGTLSFIVDGQFMGVAFRGLKGKKLYPVVSAVWGHCEIRMRYLNGLDPEPLPLMDLCRRSVRLALGKDRLSEIHALPLPASLKSYLLYQ